The window CGTTGCCCGGCGGCATCGTCCCCACGCTCTGTGTGCTCGAGGAGATGCCCACCAAGACGTCCGGCAAGGTCGACCGCAAGGCACTGCCGTGGCCTCTGCCCCGCGCGAACGACGACACCCCCGACCTGCCCGCGGAGCTGACCTGGCTCGCGGAAAGGTGGATGGACCAGCTTGGCCCCGTCCCCCTCGCACCGGACAGTGACTTCTTCGACATGGGCGGCAGTTCAGTCGCCATCGCCAAGCTCGCCACCGCCCTGCGGCAGGACTACCCGGGCGCCAACATCGCGGAGCTCTACCTCCACCGCACCCTGGAGTCGATGTCCGGGTACCTGGACTCCCTGGAATCGGAGACGTCCGTCCGCCCCATGCCTGGACCACTGCCCTGGTACACCGGTCTGGTGCAGGCGGCGACCGTGCTCGCGCTCTACGTCATCAACGGCCTGCGCTACATCGTCGGCGTGATGCTGGTTATCTGGGTGCTCAGCGCCGGCTTCCACGCCAGCTGGGTCAGAACCCCCGCCCTGCTCACGCTGGCACCACTCATCGTGGCGTGGCTCCTGTTCTTCTCCAACCGCGGGAAGTTCCTCGTGGCGGCCGCCGGAGCCCGTGTCCTCACCTGGAGGCTCCGTCCGGGCAGCTACCGGCGCGGCGGCATGACGCATCTGCGGGTCTGGGCTGCCGAACGGCTGCTGATCCACCAGCGTCTGGACGCGGTCCTGGGCACCCCGCAGATCCGGACCCTGTACCGGCTCCTGGGCAACCACGTGGGGAAGCGGGCCGAACTCCACAGCTTCCCACCCGTGACAGGACTGCTCACGATCGGCGACGACGTCTCCATCGAACCGGAGGTCGACCTCAACGGCCACTGGATCGACGGCGACCGATTCATGGTGGGCACGATCGACATCGAGGACCACGTACGGGTGGGTACCCGAACGGTCATCTCCCCGGACACGACGATCAGTGAAGGCGCCGAGATCCTTCCCGGCTCCCACGTCTCCGGTGCCGTCGGAAGCTGGACCCTCTGGGGAGGTTCCCCCCTGCAGCCTCTCGGCGAGGCCGGACAGAACTGGCCGCTGGAGGACGCCCACACAGATCCGGGCGTGCACCGTCTCGGTGGTCTCACCAACCATCTTCTCCATTCGGCGGGCCTCTTCTGGATCACCGTGCTCCCCCTGCTGGCCCTCCTCCCGGGAATCGGCGTGCTGTTCACGCAGATCCGGGGAATCGAGCGCTACCCCGCTCTCTTCCCGGTCCTGTACGCGTGGGTGCCGCTGACCATCCTGTTGACCATCGGCACCTGGCTCACGCTGGTCATCACCACCGTGCGCATCCTGTCGCTGTTCATCAGACCGGGCTACTACCCCGCCCAGAGTGCCACCGGCTGGGCGTTGTGGTTCACACAGACGCTCATGGAACGCACACTGACGTCCACCTACTTCATGTACGCCTCCTGGGTGACCCCGATCTTCATGCGGCTACTGGGAGCGCAGGTGGGTAAGGGCACGGAGATCTCCACCCTGGTCTCCATCCCGCACCTGACCCGGATCGACGACAACAGCTTCATCGCCGACCACGCGCTCCTCTCTGCACCCCGCTACCGGGACGGCTGGGTGCACGTGGGCACCACCACCGTCGGTGAAGGCAGCTTCGTCGGCAACTCGGGCATCGTCGGCCCTGACCGCGATCTGCCCCCGGACTCCCTGGTGGCCGTCCTCTCCTCCGCGCCCTACCGTCCGGAGCAGGGCACCTCCTGGCTCGGCCGACGCCCCGTGGAGATCCCGCGGAAGAAGGTCGAGTCCGACGCGTCGAGCACCTTCGCGCCGCTGCGCAGACTGAAGATCGGCCGTGCGCTGGTCGAGTCGCTGCGGCTGGTTCCCGCGATCCTCACCGCCTGGCTCGACCTCGCGGTCGTCTTCATCGGCACCGTCATCTTCATGCACTGGTTCTACCTGGGGCAGGCCGCCAGGGGACTGTTCATCCTCATCCTCATCTCCGGGCCCCTCGTCCTGGCCGCCGGAATCATCGCCTCGTTGATTCCTGTGATCATCAAATGGCTGGTGGTCGGTGTGTTCCGGGCGGGTGACCGTACCCTGTTCAGCACCTTCGTGTGGCGCAGTGAACTCGCGGACAACTTCGTCGAGCCCCTCGCAATCCCCAGCCTGGTCCGCATGAGCCTCGGATCCCCGATGTTCAACATGTGGGCGCGCCTGATGGGCACCCGCATCGGCCGGGACGTCTGGTGTGAGACCTGGTGGCTCCCAGAGTTCGACCTCATCACCCTGGAGGACCGGTGCAGCGTCAACCGAGGCACCGTGCTCCAGACCCACCTCTTCCACGACCGGGTGATGTCCATCGAGCCCGTGGTCCTCCGGCGTGGAGCGAGCCTGGGCCCCAACAGCTTCCTCCTGCCGGGAGCGAGCATCGGCGAGCGGTCCACCATCGGGCCCGGCTCACTGGTCCTCCGGCAGGATTCCATCCCCTCCGACTCCCTGTGGGAGGGAAACCCGGTGCAACGTGTCACCGCACCGGCCGCACAGATCAAGGAGGTCAGGGTGTCATGACCCTGGACTACCCCACTCCCCGCACCACCTTCGAGGGGGATCTACCCCCCGGAGTCCGTCCCCACCCGGGCCCCCGTCCCGAACGCAGCGTGTGGATCGGCGGTGCGCAGACCGACCCGGACGTCGGAAAGAAGCCCCGCATCACCGGTGTCGACGTCGCCCGCGGACTGGCCCTCATCGGCATGATCGCGACACATGTCCTGCCCTCCTACCACCAGGTCACCGGAGAGCCGACCCTGCAGTGGTCACTCTTCTCCGGCAACGCATCTGCACTGTTCGCCCTGCTCGCAGGCTTCTCCCTGACGTTGATGACGGGCGGGACCAACCCGCACACCGGCCGCCGCTGGGTACGCAGCGCCGTCGCGCTCCTGGTCCGCGCTCTCCTGCTGTTCCTCGTTTTCGGACTCGCGGTGAACCTGCTCGACATGCGGGTATACAACATCCTCCCCTACTACGCCCTGCTGTTCCTGCTGGCGATCCCGTTCACCCTGCTCCGCCCGCTGCAGCTCCTGGTGGTGTCGATCCTGTTCGGCCTGCTCGGACCGGTGGCGATCCACCTGATCAACAGGACCGCCAGCTTCAACGTCGTCGCCAACCCCACACCCACGGATCTGCTCAATGATCCGTGGAGCGTGGTCCTCAGCCTCTTCTCGGGCGGAGCCTTCCCGGTGTTCACCTGGATGACCTTCATCTGCCTCGGCCTCATGCTGGGGAGGATGGGGGTGGACCGGCTGTCCGTCCAGATACAGATCCTGGCGTCCGGAGCCGTGCTCATGGTGGCCTCCGGTGGCCTGTCGAACATTCTCCTCAACTCGGGCGGCGGTTGGCAGCGGATCATCGACGCCAACCCGGGCATGACATCGACCGACGCTTTCGAGATCGCCATCTACGGCACCACTGAAAGCAGCCTCCAGCTCGTCCCCACGACGTGGTGGTGGCTGGCGGTCGACGGCCCGCACACGAACACCCCGCTCTCTGTCGGGTACAGCGCCGGTGTCGCCCTGCTCATCCTCGGCGGCGCACTCCTGGTCAGCCGGGTCTGGTCCGAAGCCCTCACCCCCCCTCATGGCGGCGGGCAGCATGACCCTGACGATGTACACCGCCCACCTGGTCTTCATGGCCTACATCGACACCACCCGGCTGCCCATCCTGTGGTTCGTCCTCCAGATCGGTGTCGCCCTGGTGTTCGCCACGGTGTGGCGGATGAGTGTGGGACGGGGACCCTTCGAGGGGGTTGTCGCGCGGATCTCGAAGTGGACCGCCGGAGCACTGGTCCATGAATCGGCAGCCGGCAGGCACCATCTCGGGTCCTGAACCTGGGACTGCCGAAAAAAGAGACCACAGAACTGCTGTGGTCTGACCGATGGGTATAAGGTGTGATGGGTGACTCATCCGATACTGACCCCACACCCCCGCGAGCAGGTGACCCGCAAGGCGCTCATCGTCTGGGTGACCGCCGTGATGGTGTACGTCGTCGCCATCACGGGGCGCACCTCCTTCGGTGTCGCCTCCGTGGACGCGATCGACCGGTTCGGTGTCGACGCCTCCCGCATCGCCGTCTTCACCGCCGTCCAGATCGGCGTCTACGCCTTCGCGCAGATCCCCGTCGGCATGCTCATCGACCGCTTCGGCCCCCGCCGACTGCTGGTCGCCGGCGCCCTCGTCATGGCCATCGGACAGGTGCTCCTCGGATTCACCAGCTCCTACTGGGTGACCATCGGCGCCCGCGTGCTCATCGGCGCCGGTGACGCGACCGCCTTCCTGTCGGTCATGCGCATCCTGCCCTACTGGTTCCCGCTGAAGAAGACGCCGCTGTTCACCCAGATGACCGCGGCCATCGGCCAGACCGGACAGTTCCTCTCCGCCGTCCCC of the Corynebacterium humireducens NBRC 106098 = DSM 45392 genome contains:
- a CDS encoding Pls/PosA family non-ribosomal peptide synthetase codes for the protein MPASPPRTLVDILRATMAAHPEVVAIEAAGKAITYGELEHVLDAEAGRLADIGVTRGSRVGIRVPSGTTDLYVAILATIWAGAAYVPVDWNDPDSRATTVWEEAAVDAVYGRDLSLTVMREDPPTRVTPASPTLDDDAWIIFTSGTTGKPKGVAIKHRSAGAWVDAESRMFLLDAPLGPRDRVMAGLSVAFDASCEEMWLAWRFGATLVAADRETVRAGDILGDWIIEQDITVVSTVPTLAAFWPSEAFDKVRLLIFGGEACPLELVERLVGDGREIWNTYGPTEATVIVSGQMMTPEPPVRIGRPIPGWELVVVGEDEKPVRWGETGELVVGGVGLGRYLDKEKDDEVYAPLPALGWERAYRTGDLVQAEQDGLIFRGRADDQIKFAGRRLELGELDNHLTALPDVRVGATALHKTPAGSDVLVGYLVPEPGMTIDLAGARTQLATTLPGGIVPTLCVLEEMPTKTSGKVDRKALPWPLPRANDDTPDLPAELTWLAERWMDQLGPVPLAPDSDFFDMGGSSVAIAKLATALRQDYPGANIAELYLHRTLESMSGYLDSLESETSVRPMPGPLPWYTGLVQAATVLALYVINGLRYIVGVMLVIWVLSAGFHASWVRTPALLTLAPLIVAWLLFFSNRGKFLVAAAGARVLTWRLRPGSYRRGGMTHLRVWAAERLLIHQRLDAVLGTPQIRTLYRLLGNHVGKRAELHSFPPVTGLLTIGDDVSIEPEVDLNGHWIDGDRFMVGTIDIEDHVRVGTRTVISPDTTISEGAEILPGSHVSGAVGSWTLWGGSPLQPLGEAGQNWPLEDAHTDPGVHRLGGLTNHLLHSAGLFWITVLPLLALLPGIGVLFTQIRGIERYPALFPVLYAWVPLTILLTIGTWLTLVITTVRILSLFIRPGYYPAQSATGWALWFTQTLMERTLTSTYFMYASWVTPIFMRLLGAQVGKGTEISTLVSIPHLTRIDDNSFIADHALLSAPRYRDGWVHVGTTTVGEGSFVGNSGIVGPDRDLPPDSLVAVLSSAPYRPEQGTSWLGRRPVEIPRKKVESDASSTFAPLRRLKIGRALVESLRLVPAILTAWLDLAVVFIGTVIFMHWFYLGQAARGLFILILISGPLVLAAGIIASLIPVIIKWLVVGVFRAGDRTLFSTFVWRSELADNFVEPLAIPSLVRMSLGSPMFNMWARLMGTRIGRDVWCETWWLPEFDLITLEDRCSVNRGTVLQTHLFHDRVMSIEPVVLRRGASLGPNSFLLPGASIGERSTIGPGSLVLRQDSIPSDSLWEGNPVQRVTAPAAQIKEVRVS
- a CDS encoding heparan-alpha-glucosaminide N-acetyltransferase domain-containing protein, translating into MTLDYPTPRTTFEGDLPPGVRPHPGPRPERSVWIGGAQTDPDVGKKPRITGVDVARGLALIGMIATHVLPSYHQVTGEPTLQWSLFSGNASALFALLAGFSLTLMTGGTNPHTGRRWVRSAVALLVRALLLFLVFGLAVNLLDMRVYNILPYYALLFLLAIPFTLLRPLQLLVVSILFGLLGPVAIHLINRTASFNVVANPTPTDLLNDPWSVVLSLFSGGAFPVFTWMTFICLGLMLGRMGVDRLSVQIQILASGAVLMVASGGLSNILLNSGGGWQRIIDANPGMTSTDAFEIAIYGTTESSLQLVPTTWWWLAVDGPHTNTPLSVGYSAGVALLILGGALLVSRVWSEALTPPHGGGQHDPDDVHRPPGLHGLHRHHPAAHPVVRPPDRCRPGVRHGVADECGTGTLRGGCRADLEVDRRSTGP